The sequence CGATGGCGAAAGTTTTGGCAAAGGAATTGGAACAGTTTAGACCGATGTTCATCGAAGAACCTGTACTATCAGAAAATCTGGAGGCCATTAGGGAAATCGCCAACCACACGTCTATCCCTATAGCTACTGGTGAAAGAATGTTTTCAAGATGGGATTTCAAGAAGCTTCTGAGCGATGGGTATGTCGATATTATACAACCGGATTTGTCTCATGCAGGTGGCATAACTGAAGTGAAGAAAATCGCGAGTATGGCGGAAGCGTATGATGTTGCATTGGCTCCGCATTGTCCACTTGGTCCGATTGCACTAGCCGCTTGTTTGCAAGTGGACGCCACTTGTCATAATGCATTCATTCAAGAACAAAGCTTAGGCATTCATTATAATCAGGGCAGCGATCTATTGGACTACATTAAAGATAAATCCGTATTTGACTATAATGATGGGTATGTATCAATACCTGAAGGACCGGGCTTAGGCATTGAGATTGATGAAGACTATGTTAGAGCGATGGCTGAAGTTGGCCATAACTGGAAAAATCCTGTTTGGAGACATAAAGATGGCAGTATTGCAGAATGGTGACGAATAGGCTTGAGGAGGAACTGATCATGAAACCTAAAGTATACATCGCCAAGCCGGTACCAAAAGAAGTTGAAGATTTGATTGCCCGGCATTGTGATTATAAAATGTGGCGCAAAGATGAACCGATTCCAGAGAGTGAACTGCTGAAGGAAATAGCCGATGTAGAAGGGCTGATGACGCCGAAAGGCATTATTACAAAAGAGTTTCTAGAAAAAGCACCGAATTTGAAAATAGTAAGCAATATAGCAGTCGGATACGATGGATTTGATATCTCAGCTATGAAAGAACGAAATATTATTGGAACGCATACACCATTCGTATTAGATGATGCGGTGGCGGATCTCGTATTCGGGCTTATTCTTAATACAGCGAGAAGAATAAACGAGTTCGATCAATACGTGAAAAACAGCGAGTGGAATCATCATTTGGACAGTGAAGCGTATTTCGGAAAAGATGTCCATCATGCAACGTTAGGAATTATCGGGCTTGGACGTATCGGTGAGAAAATTGTTAAAAGAGCCAAATTAGGTTTTGATATGAATGTGATTTATCACAACACATCTAGAAAGTATGATTTGGAAAGCAAGTATTCCATTGACTATCGAGAAATGAATGATGTGTTGAAAGAGGCAGACTTTGTCGTGTTAATGTTGCCTTTAAAGGAGTCGACATATCACATAATGGGCAGCGCTGAGTTCGGAATGATGAAAGAAGATGCAGTTTTCATTAATTGTTCAAGAGGAAAAGTAGTGGATGAAGAAGCATTGATTGACGCCTTGCAAAACAATCAAATTAGAGCTGCCGGATTGGACGTTTTTGAAGTTGAACCGATTGATAAAGATAATCCATTACTGAAAATGAAAAACGTCATTACGTTACCACATATAGGATCTTGTACAAGAGATGCAAGATTCGACATGGCAATGAAAGCAGCGGAGAATCTAGTCACGGGTTTGACAGGTAAAACACCGCCAAATGTTGTAAAAGAACTACAATGAACTATTGTAAATTCATCAAATAGTAAAAGACGATATTCTTGTAGACTAGAATATCGTCTTTTACTACAGGAGGAACTTAAATGACGATCAAATATGGCTGTCATGGGTCTACGTGGGAACTGGACTACGATAAGGAAACTGACTACTTAGAAGCTATTATGGACACCGTGAAAAATACTGGGTTCAAAGGGTTAGACATTCAAATATCCCTGTTGGGGAAATTTAAAGAATCCCCTGAACGACTCAAAGGGGAATTGCAAAAAAGGGGTCTTGAACTCGCTGCGCTTACAATCCCTTTCAGTTGGGAAAATGAGCAAGAAACAGACGAGGAAATCGAACTGTCCAAAAAGTATATTGGGTATTTGAAACACTTCCCTAATGCATTAATGAATGTCGCACCGCGTGTAGGGAAGAATCGTGATTATCTTGTAACAAGACAACAAAACATCATTAAATGTGCAAATAACTTAGCGAAAAGAGTATCTGACGAAGGAATCGTCTGTTCATTTCATCCAAGCTCCCCACCGACTTCTTATTTTAGAACCGAATCGGATTATGAAGTGCTTTTTGACGGATTAAATTCCACGTATATTGGTTACACGCCAGACGCAGGTCATATTGCTATGGGGGGAATGGATGTAGTTAAGACCATTCAGAAGTATATGCCTCTTATAAAACATGTGCATTTCAAAGATGCAAGTGCAATAGGTAAATGGAAGAAAATGGGGACCGGTGAGGTAGATTTCCCGGCTATTGTGAAAGAGCTAATGAAAGCAAATTACAAGGGGTGGATAATGGTAGAGGAAGAGACGGAAGAATCTACAGCTGACCCTGCAAAAGAACTCATGGATATTCGTAAATATGTTAGTCAATACTTGCTACCTAGTTTTTGAAAAGTGCACCAGCTCTTCTTGAAAAATGGAAGACGTATGTGCCTGTCAGCTTTGTTGAAGATTTAATGGAATAAGAAATTACAGGCGGCGATGTATTATGTAACGAAAAGCAGTCCTTTCACCGAATCACACCGGTTGGAGGGCTGTTTTTCATTGATGAAAAGTTGCACTAATTTTCCAATCATTTTATAATGAAGTTAGTAACCTGGCAAACTAGTATTCTTCACTTTTTTTACATATGCTTACAAAAGAATCGGGGGAATGAATGATGGGAAACAACCAACCAAACAGACTATTTAAAGCGACAATCGCGACTGCACTCATGACAGGTGCTGTCGTAGCAACAGGGCCGGCACTGACAAAAGCCGAGACAAAGACATTCACGGATGTACGGGATATTCCTACACACCATTTCTATGAAGCGGTCATGAAATATACAGCTGCCGGCATGATGAATGGATATGCGGACGGCACATTCAAGCCGGGCCAGAATATTACACGGCAAGATGCGGCAAAACTGTTGGCGCTTGTATTGGATCTCGATCTGGAAAAAACGGATAACCCGAACTTCAAAGATGTCAGCAAAAGTCATCCCTATTATAAATACATTGCTGCGCTCGTCGAAGAAGGAATTATCTCTGGTTATGAAGACAATACATTCCGCCCGAACGATAGCTTGACAAGGGCTCAAATGGCAAAGATTCTCGTCCTTGGCTTTGAATTGGATGAAATGAACAATGTCCGTCTGCCATTCAGCGATATAAATGCAAAACAGTGGCATATCGAATTCGTACGCTCGCTTTACGGACATGAAATTACAACGGGTACGACACCAACGACATTCTCGTTAAATGCACATGTGACACGCGGCCAAATGGCTTCTTTCGTCTTCAGGGGCGAAGCGTTTATCACACCAAAAGTGGATGAGAACCAAGTTGCAGTCGATGCGGCAGCAGCACTTCTAAAAACAGGTACTGTCAACGTTGCCCGTGGACCGCTTGCGTCAGATGAAACGAAACTGGCAGCAGTCCATAAATACGCGGCATCACTGATGACGGATAAAGGAATTACCGTAAAAGCGTCTGAAGGTAAAGCTGCCGGAACGTATAGTATTACACTTACAAAAGGCGAAGCAAAAGTAGAGAAGTCGATTGAAGTGAAGTTCGACTACGCAGCGGATGATCGATTCGTGGCGGACGTTAAAGCGGTCAATGCGAAACAAGTGGAAATCCACTTTACGACGCCTGTCGCTAAATCATCCGTGCTTGATGCCACAAACAACGTGAAAAACATGACATTTACGATGGTGTCGGGATCTACTGTGAACCCAGGAACATTAACGGGTTCATTATCAGAAGATGGAAAAGTGCTGACCATTACAGCGAATTGGATTTTTGACGGGGAATATGCGTTCAAGGCAACAAGTGCCATCACTTCCGCTAAAGGTGAAAAGTTTGAAGAACACACATCCATTTTGAAGGCAGCAGATAAAACAGGTCCAAAATATGTATCCGGTTCCGCGGCTGCAAAAACAGCAACAAATACGTTCAATGTAAACTTTGACGAGCCAGTCAATGCAGCTGGTGTCATCGCGTATGTGAACGATCAGCCCGCAACCGTGGCAAACAGCTCAACGAATCCGAACCAACTCATCATCACAGTGAACAAAGCGGTTGCTGCAGGAACGACAGCGAAAGTTCGTCTGCTGAATGTGAAGGACTATAAGAATAATTTGGCAGAACCGAATCCTGTGAATGTGGATATTACCATTTCCGCAGACACCGCAGCGCCTACTGTCACGAACGTAAAAGTGCTCGGTGAGAACCGTATCGAAGTGACGTATGACAAAGATATGAATCTGGCGTCATTTGTGAATCATGCGAGACTCGTGCACTCGAACGGACAACTAATTCCGCTCACTGCAACAGCGGGACAAAATTCCAAAACTATCATTCTTACAGGTTCCGCTATTTTCTATAACGACAAATACGATGCGGTCCTATTCATCGACAGCGATGTGAAGGACACTGTCGGCAATAATGCTAAAACCTATTCGACGACTGTTACGATGGTGAAGGATAAGACGGCACCATTACTCGAAACAGTTGAATTCAAAGGTGGTAAAATTGTTGCTTCATTCTCAAAAGAAGTCGTATTGAATGGCAACCAAACGATCCAAGCGATCAATCAAAAGACGGGTGTCTCCACACCTATTTACGTAAACAGCAGCAATGTCGCCATTGTCAACAATACATTGACGATTTCACAGCCACTGCCAAATGGAGATTATCTGTTACGCGTGCCAGCAAATACCGTCGTGGACAAATCGTCTGCGCGTAATGCAAACCAATTGGCGACGGTGTATTTTACAGTGACGAACGAAGCATCGTATGACACAGTACGTCCTTACGTTTCAGGGATTGCAAGTACACCGATTCAACCGGGTACATTGCCTGGAATCGAACAAACAGTGACGTTTACGGCAATAGATGCAGATAGCGGCATTGACTTGACGACAGTTCAAGATGTGAATAACTACACATTGGATGGAAGGGCATTGCCTATTGGATCGTACGTGACAACAACGTTTTCTGGTACGGAGGATCGAGCGACAACTGTCCGAGTCACCGTCCATATTCCATCTGCTTCAATAAGTGAAACGAAAAATGTTCAATTCACTGTGAATAATATACGGGATAATGCAGGCAATATTTTAGCTACGCCGGGCTTTGGAAATGTTACAATGGTCAATGGGTCAAGTCCTGAATTGACTAGCGCCAGGGTCATCGGGAATAACGGATTACTATTTACATTTAGTGAAGTGGTTCAAAACGTTGATACGAAAGATTTCCAACTGTTCGTCAATAACCATCGGGTTCCGGCATCCGCTCTAAATAGGATTGAGCCTCACATAGGTGTGAGCGATACGTATTCAACAACAGTCATGGCGTCTGTTGCTAAATACATCAGCTATAATGGAGTGGCTAACCAAAATGTTGTCTATCTAGACACTGATACTATTCCTGGTTATTCAAATGGAGATTTAGTTCTGGAAGTGTTGCCAGTAAATAATAATTATCCAGCAGGAAAAGATAATTGGGCGGTCGATTTAAAAGCAAACTATATCTATGATTTACGGGTCCAGCTTATAGCAGACTCGCAATCACCAGTTCGTAATTTGCAGAATAACTTAGCAAACTTCAATTCAGTAATTACTGTCAATAGATAATCTCATCAAAGACTTAAGTAGCAGCCCTCAAAGAATCATAAAGGGCTGCTTTTTTACATACTAAAGCTTGCTTGGAAACAGTAAGTCGAGAAGCATCCTTAACTTCACGATGATGTCTACGATTGCATTACGCCGAAAATGTAAGAATCCTGAGGTTGAAAAGCGCCCGCCTGAAGCAAAAAACAACATTTTATAGAGATTTCTTTTTGGTGAATTTAAGTCATTACTATACCCCATAGCAAAACATATGAATGAAATGGTAAACTCTAGTAAGTCAATACTTTCTCTATCCAGTCTATTTACAAGTCAGGAACGAAAGCACGCCGGAAAGGAACGATCCCTCATGCCAAGTAGCCAACCGATGTCCAGAAAAAGAATCTATCTAACAATCGTCCTGTTCTTCTTGGGATTGACCTTCCTCCGAATCGGGTGGATCAACTACCATGAAATCCCCGAGCATCCGCACGCCGTAAAAGGTCATGTGGATCTCAGCGAGTGGACATTCACGGATAACGAAACAATCACACTGGATGGCGAGTGGGAATTCTATCCGCATGAATTTCTGGACCCTCTAGCACATCAAGAAACTTCTAAACAATACATAACCGTACCTGGAAATTGGGTAGAAGACTTGCACTCTACTGAATCGATTGCTCCTTATGGGTACGGGACGTACCGATTGAAGTTGAAAGTACCTTCCGATAGCCAAGAAGTATACGGACTACGTATGGTGGAAGGGTCAACAGCTTCGCGCATTTTTGTCAATGGCCGTGAGGTTGCCAATCAGAATAATCCTGTGCAAACGATAGATGATTATTCGACTGAACGGGGCCCCTACACAGCCCTTTTCCATAATGAAAATGGTGAAGTGGAACTTCTCATCCACCTCTCCAATTATGATATTCCGTTCTTTGGTGGTATTTCTAATAGTATTAAGATTGGCACAGCTAGTGCAATTATCAAAGAGTCAAAACGGTCCGCATCCCTTCAGTTTACTATATGCATTATTTATTTACTCCATAGCCTGTATGCGTTCTACTTCTACTTCATTGCGAGGGGAAAGTACCAAAAGGAAGTGTTCTATTACGGTTTGTTGCTTATCGTTAGTGGACTGTCTCTTTTAATAGATGACGATGTTGTCTTGCAGCTACCTCTTCCGATTGAATGGACAAATATGCTCCTGTTGTTTATTTTCCTCACTATCCTTTTCATTACGATTAAGTTTGTCCAACATTTATTTGAATGGAAATCGTCTATATACAAGATGTTAACAATTTTTTATATTTTATTAGTAATGGGAATAGTACTTGTTCCATATGAAATTTATCCGTTTTTCGGTGCATTTATTGGCCTATTCTATATCGTTTCTCTTTATGTTTTATTCAGGGAGACAATTAAAGCAATCCGTTCAGGCTATCCCGACGCCATTTTTATTTTGCTGTTCATAACGAGTTATACATCGAATGTCATTTGGGGAACGGCTATCATACTCGGTTTTTCCAATATTCCTTACTACCCATTTGATTTCATCATCGTCATTTTATCAATCGCGCTACTGCTGATTTTGCGGCATATCCGCGTTGTGAAAATGAATGACTATCAGCGAAGTGAGTTGCAAAAGACAAGTCAGCTGAAGGATGAGTTTCTCGCCAACACGTCGCATGAATTACGTAATCCACTGCACGGCATTAACAATATCGCTCATACAATGCTACTAGATGAAAACGAACCGTTATCCGAAAGCAATCGAGAAAGCCTTGAATTGCTTCTGAGAATAGGGAAACAGATGGCTTTTACGTTAAACGACTTGCTTGACAGTGCCCGTATGACTGAAGAAGATTTCCGATTGGATAAAACAGCAGTCAATCTCCATAGTGCCGCTTCCGTTTCAATGGATATGGTGCAATTGCTTGTCTATGGTAAAGACATCGAACTGATCATGGACATTCCGCATACATTCCCGACAGTGGAAGGGGACGAGCACCGGTTGATTCAAATTTTGTTCAATTTACTGCATAACGCGGTGAAGTTTACGGAAGAGGGGACAGTCAGTATCAGCGCAACATATACGAAGGATGAAGCGACGATTTTTGTTCGGGATACAGGCATCGGTATGGATGCGCAAGTGAAAGACACAGTGTTCGATCGATATAAACAGGGGAATCCGAGTGTAACATCGACAGGTGGAGTTGGATTAGGG is a genomic window of Sporosarcina oncorhynchi containing:
- the dgoD gene encoding galactonate dehydratase, whose protein sequence is MKITGYELFQVPPRWLFLKIETDEGLIGWGEPVVEGRAHTVKACVEELMEYLIGKDPMRIEDHWNMLYRSGFYRGGPILMSAISGIDQALWDIKGKYFNAPIYQLMGGACRESIKVYSWIGGDRPTDVGEAAESVVEAGFTAVKMNGTEELQYIDTHEKIDQTLERVAAVREAVGEYVGIGIDFHGRVHKPMAKVLAKELEQFRPMFIEEPVLSENLEAIREIANHTSIPIATGERMFSRWDFKKLLSDGYVDIIQPDLSHAGGITEVKKIASMAEAYDVALAPHCPLGPIALAACLQVDATCHNAFIQEQSLGIHYNQGSDLLDYIKDKSVFDYNDGYVSIPEGPGLGIEIDEDYVRAMAEVGHNWKNPVWRHKDGSIAEW
- a CDS encoding 2-hydroxyacid dehydrogenase, with the protein product MKPKVYIAKPVPKEVEDLIARHCDYKMWRKDEPIPESELLKEIADVEGLMTPKGIITKEFLEKAPNLKIVSNIAVGYDGFDISAMKERNIIGTHTPFVLDDAVADLVFGLILNTARRINEFDQYVKNSEWNHHLDSEAYFGKDVHHATLGIIGLGRIGEKIVKRAKLGFDMNVIYHNTSRKYDLESKYSIDYREMNDVLKEADFVVLMLPLKESTYHIMGSAEFGMMKEDAVFINCSRGKVVDEEALIDALQNNQIRAAGLDVFEVEPIDKDNPLLKMKNVITLPHIGSCTRDARFDMAMKAAENLVTGLTGKTPPNVVKELQ
- a CDS encoding sugar phosphate isomerase/epimerase family protein translates to MTIKYGCHGSTWELDYDKETDYLEAIMDTVKNTGFKGLDIQISLLGKFKESPERLKGELQKRGLELAALTIPFSWENEQETDEEIELSKKYIGYLKHFPNALMNVAPRVGKNRDYLVTRQQNIIKCANNLAKRVSDEGIVCSFHPSSPPTSYFRTESDYEVLFDGLNSTYIGYTPDAGHIAMGGMDVVKTIQKYMPLIKHVHFKDASAIGKWKKMGTGEVDFPAIVKELMKANYKGWIMVEEETEESTADPAKELMDIRKYVSQYLLPSF
- a CDS encoding S-layer homology domain-containing protein, whose product is MMGNNQPNRLFKATIATALMTGAVVATGPALTKAETKTFTDVRDIPTHHFYEAVMKYTAAGMMNGYADGTFKPGQNITRQDAAKLLALVLDLDLEKTDNPNFKDVSKSHPYYKYIAALVEEGIISGYEDNTFRPNDSLTRAQMAKILVLGFELDEMNNVRLPFSDINAKQWHIEFVRSLYGHEITTGTTPTTFSLNAHVTRGQMASFVFRGEAFITPKVDENQVAVDAAAALLKTGTVNVARGPLASDETKLAAVHKYAASLMTDKGITVKASEGKAAGTYSITLTKGEAKVEKSIEVKFDYAADDRFVADVKAVNAKQVEIHFTTPVAKSSVLDATNNVKNMTFTMVSGSTVNPGTLTGSLSEDGKVLTITANWIFDGEYAFKATSAITSAKGEKFEEHTSILKAADKTGPKYVSGSAAAKTATNTFNVNFDEPVNAAGVIAYVNDQPATVANSSTNPNQLIITVNKAVAAGTTAKVRLLNVKDYKNNLAEPNPVNVDITISADTAAPTVTNVKVLGENRIEVTYDKDMNLASFVNHARLVHSNGQLIPLTATAGQNSKTIILTGSAIFYNDKYDAVLFIDSDVKDTVGNNAKTYSTTVTMVKDKTAPLLETVEFKGGKIVASFSKEVVLNGNQTIQAINQKTGVSTPIYVNSSNVAIVNNTLTISQPLPNGDYLLRVPANTVVDKSSARNANQLATVYFTVTNEASYDTVRPYVSGIASTPIQPGTLPGIEQTVTFTAIDADSGIDLTTVQDVNNYTLDGRALPIGSYVTTTFSGTEDRATTVRVTVHIPSASISETKNVQFTVNNIRDNAGNILATPGFGNVTMVNGSSPELTSARVIGNNGLLFTFSEVVQNVDTKDFQLFVNNHRVPASALNRIEPHIGVSDTYSTTVMASVAKYISYNGVANQNVVYLDTDTIPGYSNGDLVLEVLPVNNNYPAGKDNWAVDLKANYIYDLRVQLIADSQSPVRNLQNNLANFNSVITVNR
- a CDS encoding ATP-binding protein encodes the protein MSRKRIYLTIVLFFLGLTFLRIGWINYHEIPEHPHAVKGHVDLSEWTFTDNETITLDGEWEFYPHEFLDPLAHQETSKQYITVPGNWVEDLHSTESIAPYGYGTYRLKLKVPSDSQEVYGLRMVEGSTASRIFVNGREVANQNNPVQTIDDYSTERGPYTALFHNENGEVELLIHLSNYDIPFFGGISNSIKIGTASAIIKESKRSASLQFTICIIYLLHSLYAFYFYFIARGKYQKEVFYYGLLLIVSGLSLLIDDDVVLQLPLPIEWTNMLLLFIFLTILFITIKFVQHLFEWKSSIYKMLTIFYILLVMGIVLVPYEIYPFFGAFIGLFYIVSLYVLFRETIKAIRSGYPDAIFILLFITSYTSNVIWGTAIILGFSNIPYYPFDFIIVILSIALLLILRHIRVVKMNDYQRSELQKTSQLKDEFLANTSHELRNPLHGINNIAHTMLLDENEPLSESNRESLELLLRIGKQMAFTLNDLLDSARMTEEDFRLDKTAVNLHSAASVSMDMVQLLVYGKDIELIMDIPHTFPTVEGDEHRLIQILFNLLHNAVKFTEEGTVSISATYTKDEATIFVRDTGIGMDAQVKDTVFDRYKQGNPSVTSTGGVGLGLSICKQLVELHGGTIWAKSTPGEGSTFTFTLPIATEVTGLEKPQITTIKEQVVEELTVTTKQEASLDASRILIVDDDPVNLLVLQKLLQKEYSLTTASSGKEALEKIEAATFDLVIVDVMMPGMSGYELTKTVRKSYTVAELPILLLTARSQPQDIITGFIAGANDYVSKPVDALSLQARVHSLTKLRESIKDQNKMEAAWLQAQIRPHFLFNTLNTIASLAEIDPDRMIKLQHEFGNYLRRSFATENVQDLVPLKDEIALIKSYLYIEQERFSDRLQVEWLVEEVDECFIPPLSIQTLVENAAVHGVLQREEGGKITIRIAAKTDAFEISIEDDGIGMTEAEVQRVLVPEAAIKKGIGIPNTDRRLKKLFGKGLNIQSSKGKGTVVWFEIPNRKS